A genomic window from Pantoea alhagi includes:
- the budA gene encoding acetolactate decarboxylase, which produces MSHSVTDCSCEKQLAETISALREEQPESVIYQTSLMSALLSGVYEGSKTIADLLKKGDFGLGTFNHLDGEMIAFNSNVYQLRADGSANAAQPDQRTPFAVMTFFRPQYQHRFSGVADRDAVHEIINQQIVSDNQFCALRIDGRFHQVQTRTVPCQHRPYKPMMEAIEQQPTFHFNQRDGVLIGFRTPQYMQGINVAGYHEHFITDDRQGGGHVLDYSLESGVLTFGAISKLVIDLPDDRDFLQADLNPDDLDSAIRAVES; this is translated from the coding sequence ATGTCACATTCTGTAACTGATTGTTCATGCGAGAAACAGCTTGCTGAAACCATCAGTGCGCTGCGCGAGGAACAACCAGAAAGCGTAATCTATCAGACCTCGCTGATGAGCGCTCTGCTGAGCGGCGTTTATGAAGGTTCGAAAACCATTGCCGATCTGCTGAAGAAAGGAGATTTCGGCCTGGGAACCTTTAATCACCTTGATGGTGAGATGATCGCTTTTAACAGCAACGTATATCAACTGCGCGCCGATGGCAGCGCCAATGCGGCCCAGCCTGATCAACGTACGCCGTTTGCCGTAATGACCTTTTTCCGTCCGCAGTATCAGCATCGTTTTAGTGGCGTTGCCGATCGCGATGCGGTGCATGAAATCATTAATCAGCAAATCGTATCGGATAACCAGTTCTGTGCGTTGCGCATTGATGGCCGTTTTCACCAGGTTCAGACGCGTACCGTGCCCTGCCAGCATCGTCCTTATAAACCGATGATGGAGGCTATTGAACAACAGCCAACCTTCCATTTTAACCAGCGCGATGGCGTATTGATTGGCTTTCGCACGCCGCAGTATATGCAGGGCATTAACGTAGCGGGCTATCACGAACACTTCATTACCGATGACCGTCAGGGCGGCGGTCATGTACTCGATTATAGCCTGGAGTCTGGCGTACTGACCTTCGGTGCCATTAGCAAGCTGGTAATCGATCTGCCGGACGATCGTGACTTCTTACAGGCCGATCTCAACCCGGACGATCTCGACAGCGCCATTCGCGCCGTAGAAAGCTGA